Proteins encoded in a region of the Oscillospiraceae bacterium MB24-C1 genome:
- the dhaK gene encoding dihydroxyacetone kinase subunit DhaK encodes MKKIINHPANVVDEMLEGLTLAYPQYVRRLEGFNVIVRADAPCDKVALISGGGSGHEPSHAGWVGEGMLDAAVAGAVFTSPTPDQIYEAIKAVDAAKGVLLVVKNYTGDVLNFEMAAEMAEADGIEVAQVVVNDDVAVENSTWTSGRRGIAGTVLVHKIAGAKAQAGATLAEVKAVAEKAIANVRSMGMSISPCTVPEAGKPSFELTENEMEIGLGIHGEPGTHREALRSADEITDLLLEKLFADLPLESGDETAVMINGLGATPLIELFVVNRRVAHVFAEKGIQIVKTFVGNYMTSLEMGGFSISVVKLDGEMKGLLLAKADTPALVQL; translated from the coding sequence ATGAAAAAGATAATCAATCATCCGGCAAATGTGGTTGACGAAATGTTGGAGGGGCTGACACTGGCGTATCCGCAGTATGTTCGCCGCCTAGAAGGGTTCAATGTCATCGTGCGTGCCGATGCCCCGTGTGATAAAGTGGCGCTGATCAGCGGTGGTGGCAGCGGCCATGAACCCTCCCACGCCGGATGGGTTGGCGAAGGCATGCTGGACGCAGCGGTCGCGGGTGCGGTGTTTACCTCTCCGACGCCCGACCAGATTTATGAAGCGATTAAAGCGGTTGACGCTGCAAAGGGCGTTTTGCTGGTTGTCAAAAATTATACCGGTGACGTGCTGAATTTTGAGATGGCTGCTGAAATGGCCGAAGCAGATGGCATTGAGGTGGCGCAGGTCGTTGTAAACGATGACGTGGCGGTGGAGAACAGCACCTGGACCAGCGGGCGCAGGGGCATTGCGGGTACTGTGTTGGTCCATAAGATTGCGGGCGCGAAAGCACAGGCTGGCGCAACGCTGGCGGAAGTAAAAGCCGTCGCCGAAAAAGCGATTGCCAATGTACGTTCTATGGGCATGTCTATTTCTCCTTGCACAGTGCCAGAAGCGGGCAAACCGAGCTTTGAGTTGACGGAAAATGAAATGGAAATCGGCCTGGGCATCCACGGCGAGCCGGGAACCCATCGCGAAGCCCTTCGCTCGGCGGATGAAATCACCGACCTTTTGCTGGAAAAGCTGTTCGCCGATCTCCCGTTAGAAAGCGGCGATGAAACGGCGGTTATGATTAATGGCCTTGGGGCTACGCCATTGATAGAGCTTTTTGTTGTCAACCGGCGGGTTGCGCATGTGTTTGCGGAAAAAGGAATTCAGATTGTTAAAACGTTTGTCGGGAACTATATGACCTCTCTGGAGATGGGCGGATTCTCCATTTCGGTCGTGAAGTTGGACGGAGAAATGAAGGGACTGCTGCTGGCTAAGGCGGATACACCAGCGCTTGTACAGCTGTAA
- a CDS encoding TetR/AcrR family transcriptional regulator C-terminal domain-containing protein, whose product MVRTSQTKTQLANSLKEIMKKVPFHNITVQNVADDCKVNRQTFYYHFKDMYDLLEWIYQNDIFCGFQEISVKNWQNVLLDTIKYAKRNKSFLRNTNRSLRKETIEKYLFPFIYQLFELVFDDACKDALIRTEEKVFILKFFTHAYVNVIIQWIGNGMQEEDTFLLEKVQILRRLLQSYRNSQTAETITVYNGLQNMEVKNGGKMRGQIIPMMSEAVNNF is encoded by the coding sequence ATGGTACGAACGTCTCAGACCAAAACGCAGCTTGCCAATTCACTCAAAGAAATTATGAAAAAAGTGCCCTTTCATAACATTACAGTGCAAAATGTTGCGGACGACTGCAAAGTTAACCGCCAGACCTTTTACTACCACTTTAAGGACATGTATGATCTATTGGAATGGATTTATCAAAACGATATTTTCTGCGGATTCCAAGAAATTTCGGTAAAAAACTGGCAGAATGTACTGCTGGATACTATAAAATATGCAAAAAGAAACAAGTCTTTTTTACGCAATACCAATCGTTCTCTGCGCAAGGAAACGATAGAAAAATATCTATTTCCGTTTATCTACCAGCTGTTCGAGCTGGTTTTTGATGACGCCTGCAAGGATGCCCTTATCCGGACGGAGGAAAAGGTGTTTATCTTGAAGTTCTTTACACATGCCTATGTCAATGTCATTATTCAATGGATTGGAAACGGCATGCAGGAGGAAGACACCTTCCTGCTTGAAAAAGTGCAGATCCTCCGCAGGCTGCTGCAATCGTACCGCAACAGTCAGACGGCCGAGACGATTACCGTTTATAACGGACTGCAAAATATGGAGGTCAAAAACGGCGGAAAAATGCGCGGACAAATTATTCCAATGATGTCGGAGGCGGTCAATAATTTTTAA
- the nagB gene encoding glucosamine-6-phosphate deaminase, whose protein sequence is MKLITVKDYDAMSEAAAEIIMRQIDSKPNSVIGFSTGSTPTGTYKQLTAFCAQGRVSFKNVVPFNLDEYVGLAPDDPNSYVYYMKENLFDHIDIDPANTHIPNGAAEDLEAECRRYDALLERYGSIDLQLVGIGQNGHIGFNEPSDTFSDKTQIAKLSENTRAVNAAHFRSADAMPQFAITMGVGDIMRAKRIILMVNGAHKAQILDKVMHGEITPQVPASILQRHDDVTVIATQDAFI, encoded by the coding sequence ATGAAGCTGATAACCGTAAAGGACTATGACGCCATGAGCGAGGCTGCGGCAGAAATAATTATGCGGCAGATAGATTCAAAACCCAACAGCGTCATTGGCTTTTCCACTGGTTCAACACCCACCGGCACATATAAGCAGTTGACAGCATTCTGCGCCCAGGGCAGGGTGAGTTTTAAAAACGTGGTACCCTTTAATCTTGATGAATATGTAGGGCTAGCACCTGATGATCCGAACAGCTATGTGTACTATATGAAGGAAAACCTTTTTGACCATATTGACATAGACCCCGCCAATACCCATATACCAAATGGTGCAGCCGAGGATTTAGAGGCGGAGTGCCGTCGGTACGACGCACTGCTTGAGCGATATGGCAGCATCGACCTTCAGTTGGTGGGCATAGGGCAAAATGGGCATATTGGTTTTAACGAACCGAGCGACACATTTAGCGACAAAACCCAGATTGCTAAGCTTTCGGAAAACACCCGCGCGGTTAATGCGGCGCATTTTCGGTCTGCCGACGCTATGCCTCAGTTTGCCATAACCATGGGGGTGGGCGACATAATGCGTGCAAAGCGGATAATTCTCATGGTAAATGGTGCGCACAAAGCGCAGATACTCGATAAAGTCATGCATGGCGAGATAACGCCTCAGGTTCCGGCATCCATCTTGCAGCGGCATGATGACGTCACCGTTATTGCGACGCAGGATGCTTTTATTTAG
- a CDS encoding InlB B-repeat-containing protein: MSFKRLLSMALTITVILQMTILPASALDLSDAQSMVEAEAASAKLEESQSAESDRTAGMDNTDVASACNCPPLDSGEMVQHLENCPENIANANTEENAVDNTAPVQSEEQVESEPLPSSENEAFSDNSTVVPACNCPLLDSGEMVQHLENCPENTSGEAKDPAEPEAPSLPENKDINNVTPECDCPPLDSGEMVQHLEDCPLYKAAGTSLLGKDPAQLSLLEQVKQYEAMQSRYTFRSFSMRSAPIGQIGSPSNPFVIGESRHLLDLAYYVENGSTYLDKKYADACYVMVNDISMGTDRVIIGTLTSPFSGTFDGAGFDIKNLKYQRERGSNVGLFGSIGQEGVVKNLGVVDAFIDTGSQHQDPWRATIDENIGILAGYSEGTITNCYTSGVIQGTYIANIGGIAGLSSGTISDCYSTFEINREIMSDSTNIGGIAGISTGTISRCYYNGYLIGAYFVGGIVGRTEGIVSECYTAGVIETPRGSAGGIASAILESGSISDCYNTSDIVTSNGFALGGIAGWSSGSIKNCYNLGNVTTYFTYGGGIIGYANETASITNSVALCEKVINGKYVGADRYKSGGVSGIPSTGLSNCYAWSNMSVEVLQGQSINCNATGVLSEQFSNIFSNDSNSWVFVDNALPILKNTGGTQSSTLPHWIKSYTFQGNGTSTSPYLIKTAQDFIAIGSKDSTGKFYKLNNNIDFNGISPLINFKGTFDGNNRVIQNTTGALFSKVERGAVIKNLGVVDCNIVGDTVGAIANITEGSIINCYSTGRVNGETAGGIAGLAMYEKVKIENCYSTCAIEGTKYAGGILGQSTSTINITRCYSRGDIAGYAEPESAFSTGGIAGWIESGAIMQCYVTGDLSGDNIVGGVIGGCNSGTISASVYLGRTIRVNIYDPDIKTGMIIGDDTNGTVIDSYYWSNAWNGNNEETKGNKLDAAILACESFWADIGLPRPDPFPAWIASIGTGTQSDPFLIQSIDDLIRLRDEVNDNRDDKSGKFYKLINDIDMGEKSVSAIGTSSTPFQGNFDGNGHVIRNLNIYRGLFNYVGENAVISGLGLENCIIKGSTSSFYYNTGGIAVYSKGTIKECYVTGHVSGYENVGAIVAENAGIVSDCYSSATVLGYKVYNWRKPNVGNIVGNNTGTISNCYSTGYVNSSGLAGGIAGYSSGTAAINNCVALNSKISSNTNENAGHIAASGGFNNGYSLSSINTVNEAPNSRGLELFYSTSQGLLTDKFEAFNWTESGFSLDKWDIPTDNKKLPKLKNSSVQYPNIHLTKQKTIVASFDAQGGSAVEPQDLAVGDAVAKPTGPIRNPGVLGAADEFVGWFTESECLNEWVFSTPITENITLYAKWKIALAGNIIEDIEPQVVTGEPIKPTPKVEFKIGEETITLNPCSINHTHGENCNNDFYYSYENNVNLGDTATVIVNAVRNGNYIGSVSKSFVISKESPIISNVPQAKSIIFGQTLSTAQLTGGSAVNSQGGEVTGTWQWKTNTTTPVVGTSSHAVVFTPNKTEKYSTATVDVPVSVYKSTPILTVPTVSAITYGQKLSDSTLSGGSAYNPYNDTFTVDGTWEWVDNTSAPTASSRHNIIFTPVDDQNYNAVTTTVWIEVEKLIPNVTAPAASDISYGQKLSESLFTGGSAVDPQNNKLTVEGEWHWLWPNTFPSALNDFTAVFEPTNSEKYSSVNVEVWVIVNKATLSITAPTASDISYGQSLSASALTGGSAVNAHNNAVIVRGTWAWKDTATVPKAGSPSHEIIFTPNDIEKYVPATVTIPVTVYKVTPSITAPTAVDISYGQKLSGSVFTGGSAVNPLNNELMVTGSWTWETDATMTELGTSSHRVIFTPDEAENYNTSTGNVSITVNKATPTLTAPKASDIRYGQKLSDSLLTSGLASNPYNSAWTIPGTWRWTDDSIAPQEGSSIHTVVFTPNDAENYNTTTTTVAVAVDRVTPSITVPSASEITYGQKLSDSLLTGGMASNPHNSALTVSGTWAWKDTVTAPKAGTSSHEVIFTPDDAGKYSVATATISVSVKKAVPILTAPAATDICFGQTLSGSTLTGGLATNPHDSSLTVSGRWLWEDDTTAYQAGEAIIHPVVFTPDDAENYNPATTDASITVKKAVPNITVPIAADIRYGQRLSDSTLTGGSAVNPHNSNLAVTGTWEWDDDTTMPEVGTSSHMVIFTPHDTNNYNTATGRVSVTVNKAPSSILEGYEVPKNLYAITNTQKTLEDVNLPKSDIGYWSWQTPKTALVADDENRTQTFLATFNPTDSTNYEKSVDIPVPVKLTEVLVTFDSYNAVTIAEEGATAEISPTISFKGEPLLSMDGIEITDLVTIHNSCPQIVGSEINGLTLIITGKQKGISMIEFSVNGKPVSHVLVKYDPKNYAGHSNNSDDDIESIEKMLNDIFSGGDNMSDTQKEMVTNIAQELIALTKDQKQKLDPDTIKNLDQLYGLIANISTSTTLTAPSDLANEISSPSTNGLALASGEKDAADVEVKLTQQTPTNYVKETQNVLEIKAELFVNGIKKQLHSPLIITFTLPSGTQADDLVINHYKSDGTLVETITRGTTLAHGKYTLENNVISMYVSEFSTFTFMVPVEKILRSSSSDNGPNEEQKKFWDVVETAIKAARNGDTVKVSAKWFDQMPDSVMSELRRSPDVTLVIDWNGGKTITVPAGMYQDEDASRIYWPLSLLETLYGDAPTKTIITNPTTGGVIKVTAPKEAELKKPITPESNGVDASNSTQKQPHPEKTVTINNSENSSSANSTSIELVMAFVLSIVAIGTYSWKFRKKKKL; encoded by the coding sequence ATGAGTTTTAAAAGGTTACTCTCTATGGCACTTACAATTACTGTGATTTTACAAATGACCATTCTACCCGCGTCTGCATTAGATCTATCTGATGCCCAAAGTATGGTAGAAGCAGAAGCGGCATCTGCAAAATTAGAGGAAAGTCAGAGCGCAGAAAGTGACCGAACTGCTGGAATGGATAATACAGATGTTGCTTCGGCGTGTAATTGTCCGCCTTTAGACAGTGGCGAAATGGTGCAGCATTTAGAGAATTGCCCCGAGAATATAGCTAATGCCAATACAGAAGAAAATGCAGTTGATAATACCGCGCCTGTACAAAGTGAAGAACAGGTGGAATCCGAGCCCTTACCTTCATCAGAAAACGAAGCTTTTTCTGACAATTCAACAGTTGTTCCAGCGTGCAATTGTCCGCTTTTAGACAGCGGCGAGATGGTGCAGCATCTAGAGAATTGCCCCGAAAACACCTCCGGTGAAGCTAAAGACCCTGCCGAACCCGAGGCCCCCTCTTTACCAGAGAACAAAGATATTAACAATGTGACCCCTGAATGTGATTGTCCGCCTTTAGACAGCGGGGAGATGGTGCAGCATCTAGAGGATTGCCCTCTATATAAAGCTGCCGGCACAAGTCTGTTGGGGAAAGATCCTGCACAGCTCTCTCTTTTAGAGCAAGTAAAACAATACGAAGCCATGCAAAGCCGCTATACCTTCCGTAGTTTTAGCATGCGGTCAGCGCCAATAGGACAAATTGGCAGCCCGAGCAACCCGTTTGTTATTGGAGAGTCTAGACATCTACTGGACCTAGCTTATTATGTCGAGAACGGTTCTACATACCTAGACAAGAAATATGCTGACGCCTGCTACGTCATGGTTAATGACATTTCTATGGGTACAGATCGAGTCATCATTGGAACTTTAACCAGTCCATTTAGTGGCACCTTTGACGGCGCAGGATTTGATATCAAAAATTTGAAATATCAGCGCGAACGAGGAAGCAATGTTGGGTTATTCGGCAGCATAGGTCAAGAAGGCGTTGTTAAAAATTTAGGTGTCGTTGATGCTTTTATTGACACAGGGTCGCAGCATCAAGATCCTTGGAGAGCAACAATAGATGAGAACATTGGCATTCTAGCAGGATACTCTGAAGGAACTATTACAAATTGCTACACTTCTGGCGTTATCCAAGGGACTTATATCGCTAATATTGGCGGCATTGCAGGGCTTTCTAGTGGAACAATCTCTGATTGCTATTCCACCTTTGAAATAAACCGAGAGATCATGTCCGATTCAACCAATATTGGCGGTATAGCGGGAATTTCCACTGGAACAATTTCTCGCTGCTACTATAATGGCTATTTAATAGGAGCATACTTTGTCGGTGGTATTGTTGGACGTACCGAAGGCATCGTTTCTGAATGCTATACTGCAGGTGTTATAGAGACTCCTCGGGGTTCAGCTGGCGGTATTGCAAGCGCTATACTTGAATCCGGTAGTATTTCTGACTGTTATAACACAAGTGATATCGTAACCTCTAACGGCTTTGCATTGGGTGGTATTGCAGGCTGGTCTAGCGGCTCGATCAAAAATTGTTACAACCTTGGTAATGTCACTACATATTTTACTTATGGTGGCGGTATCATCGGATACGCAAATGAAACAGCCTCTATAACCAACAGTGTGGCTTTATGCGAGAAAGTCATAAACGGTAAATACGTAGGCGCCGATAGATACAAAAGTGGAGGGGTTTCAGGTATTCCTAGTACGGGTCTAAGTAACTGTTATGCTTGGAGCAATATGTCCGTTGAGGTTTTGCAAGGCCAGAGTATCAATTGTAACGCAACTGGGGTGCTCTCCGAGCAATTTTCTAATATTTTTTCAAACGACTCAAATAGTTGGGTTTTTGTAGATAACGCACTTCCAATTCTAAAAAATACTGGGGGTACCCAGTCCAGTACGTTGCCCCACTGGATTAAATCTTACACCTTTCAAGGCAACGGAACGAGTACTTCCCCTTATTTAATCAAAACCGCACAAGATTTTATAGCCATTGGGTCTAAAGATTCAACCGGTAAATTCTATAAACTAAATAATAATATTGATTTTAACGGCATTAGCCCTTTAATCAACTTTAAAGGTACCTTTGATGGTAATAATCGTGTCATCCAAAACACCACCGGTGCTTTGTTTTCAAAGGTCGAAAGAGGCGCTGTTATAAAAAACTTAGGTGTTGTTGATTGTAATATAGTAGGCGACACCGTAGGCGCAATAGCGAATATAACCGAGGGCTCAATAATCAATTGCTACAGTACGGGCCGTGTAAATGGTGAAACAGCAGGCGGCATCGCGGGTTTAGCCATGTATGAAAAAGTTAAAATAGAAAACTGTTACAGCACATGCGCTATTGAAGGTACAAAATATGCAGGCGGAATTCTTGGACAATCTACTAGTACCATTAATATAACGCGTTGTTACAGCCGAGGAGATATTGCCGGTTATGCTGAGCCCGAAAGCGCATTTTCCACAGGCGGAATTGCAGGTTGGATTGAAAGTGGCGCTATAATGCAATGCTATGTCACAGGTGATCTTTCAGGCGATAATATTGTTGGCGGTGTTATAGGCGGGTGCAATAGCGGAACAATCAGTGCGTCAGTCTATCTCGGCAGGACAATTAGGGTAAATATATATGATCCTGATATTAAAACAGGAATGATTATTGGCGACGACACCAATGGTACAGTTATTGATAGTTATTATTGGAGTAATGCGTGGAATGGGAATAACGAAGAGACCAAAGGAAATAAATTAGACGCAGCCATTCTTGCATGTGAATCGTTCTGGGCGGATATCGGCCTTCCAAGACCAGACCCCTTCCCCGCTTGGATTGCATCCATAGGAACAGGAACTCAATCGGACCCGTTTCTTATTCAAAGCATCGATGACCTTATAAGATTACGAGATGAAGTAAACGACAATCGCGATGATAAGTCGGGGAAATTTTACAAGCTTATAAATGATATTGATATGGGCGAAAAAAGTGTTAGTGCAATTGGAACTTCCTCGACGCCGTTTCAAGGGAATTTTGATGGAAACGGTCATGTTATAAGAAACTTGAATATTTATAGAGGGCTATTTAACTATGTTGGTGAAAATGCTGTAATTAGCGGTTTAGGTCTTGAGAACTGTATAATCAAGGGCAGTACGTCGTCGTTTTATTACAACACCGGCGGAATTGCAGTTTATTCCAAAGGTACTATTAAAGAGTGCTACGTTACTGGACATGTAAGCGGTTACGAAAACGTTGGCGCAATAGTTGCTGAAAACGCCGGAATAGTCTCTGACTGTTATAGTTCTGCAACTGTTTTGGGTTATAAGGTTTATAACTGGCGCAAACCCAACGTCGGCAATATTGTGGGCAACAACACAGGTACAATATCCAACTGCTATAGTACTGGCTATGTAAATTCATCTGGATTGGCTGGAGGCATTGCAGGATATTCGTCAGGTACAGCTGCAATCAATAACTGCGTTGCTTTAAATTCAAAAATTAGTTCTAACACGAATGAAAATGCGGGCCACATAGCCGCAAGTGGTGGTTTTAATAATGGTTATTCCCTGAGCTCTATTAATACAGTGAATGAAGCACCAAATTCACGTGGTTTAGAGCTGTTTTATTCTACAAGCCAAGGCCTTTTAACCGACAAATTTGAAGCTTTTAATTGGACAGAGAGCGGCTTTAGTCTCGACAAGTGGGATATTCCAACTGATAACAAAAAGCTCCCAAAGCTTAAAAATAGTAGCGTACAATATCCTAATATTCATTTGACAAAACAAAAAACGATTGTTGCAAGCTTTGATGCACAAGGCGGTTCAGCGGTAGAGCCTCAGGACTTAGCGGTAGGCGACGCAGTCGCAAAACCAACAGGCCCAATAAGAAATCCTGGCGTACTGGGGGCAGCCGACGAATTCGTAGGTTGGTTCACCGAATCAGAGTGCCTAAACGAATGGGTTTTTAGCACGCCAATAACAGAAAACATAACATTGTATGCCAAATGGAAAATTGCACTAGCGGGTAATATTATTGAAGATATTGAACCTCAAGTTGTTACAGGTGAACCGATCAAGCCAACACCAAAAGTAGAATTTAAAATCGGTGAAGAAACAATAACTTTAAATCCATGTAGTATTAATCATACTCACGGTGAAAATTGCAACAACGATTTTTACTACAGCTACGAGAATAACGTCAATCTGGGGGATACGGCAACCGTAATTGTTAACGCAGTAAGAAACGGTAATTACATAGGAAGCGTCAGTAAATCCTTTGTAATATCCAAAGAAAGCCCCATTATCAGCAATGTACCCCAGGCTAAAAGCATCATTTTCGGTCAAACATTAAGTACCGCCCAATTGACAGGTGGTTCAGCCGTTAACTCGCAGGGGGGTGAAGTGACCGGTACTTGGCAATGGAAAACAAATACCACCACGCCTGTTGTCGGCACCTCAAGCCACGCAGTGGTTTTCACGCCCAATAAAACCGAAAAGTACAGCACAGCCACAGTTGATGTGCCGGTTTCGGTTTATAAATCGACCCCCATTTTAACTGTACCGACGGTATCAGCTATTACCTACGGGCAAAAGCTTTCAGACAGCACATTGTCAGGCGGCTCGGCTTATAATCCGTATAACGATACATTCACCGTTGATGGTACCTGGGAATGGGTAGATAATACGAGCGCGCCTACGGCGTCATCAAGACATAATATAATCTTTACACCTGTTGATGATCAAAATTATAACGCAGTCACAACAACCGTATGGATTGAGGTTGAAAAGTTAATCCCTAATGTAACTGCGCCGGCAGCATCGGATATCAGTTACGGCCAAAAATTGTCCGAAAGCCTATTCACAGGTGGCTCAGCAGTTGATCCACAAAACAACAAATTGACCGTTGAAGGAGAGTGGCATTGGCTTTGGCCCAACACGTTCCCCTCTGCTCTAAATGACTTTACAGCCGTGTTTGAGCCTACAAATTCAGAAAAATACAGTTCAGTCAACGTAGAGGTATGGGTCATTGTTAATAAAGCAACCCTTAGCATAACTGCACCAACAGCATCTGATATCAGTTACGGCCAAAGCTTATCAGCCAGCGCTTTAACAGGTGGTTCAGCGGTTAATGCACATAATAATGCGGTAATCGTTCGCGGCACTTGGGCGTGGAAAGATACTGCGACTGTGCCAAAAGCCGGATCACCAAGCCATGAGATAATCTTTACGCCTAATGATATCGAAAAATACGTCCCAGCCACAGTAACTATTCCGGTGACGGTTTATAAAGTGACCCCCAGTATCACTGCGCCGACAGCAGTAGATATCAGTTACGGCCAAAAACTATCAGGCAGCGTATTTACAGGCGGCTCGGCAGTTAATCCGCTTAATAATGAGCTGATGGTTACCGGCAGTTGGACGTGGGAAACGGATGCCACCATGACTGAATTGGGAACGTCAAGCCATAGGGTCATCTTCACACCCGATGAAGCTGAAAACTACAACACATCCACCGGGAATGTATCGATTACGGTTAATAAAGCGACGCCTACTTTAACTGCGCCGAAGGCCTCAGATATCCGTTACGGGCAAAAATTGTCAGACAGCCTGTTAACCAGCGGCTTGGCATCAAACCCATACAACAGCGCATGGACCATCCCCGGTACATGGCGTTGGACGGATGATTCGATCGCACCCCAAGAGGGATCATCAATCCATACGGTCGTCTTCACGCCTAACGATGCTGAAAATTACAACACCACCACAACAACAGTAGCGGTTGCGGTCGATAGAGTAACCCCTAGCATCACGGTGCCGTCCGCTTCAGAGATCACTTACGGTCAAAAGCTGTCGGATAGCCTCTTAACAGGTGGTATGGCATCGAACCCACACAACAGTGCCTTAACCGTTTCCGGCACTTGGGCGTGGAAAGATACTGTGACCGCACCCAAAGCAGGAACATCAAGCCATGAGGTAATTTTCACCCCTGATGATGCTGGAAAATATAGCGTCGCCACAGCAACGATATCGGTTTCGGTTAAAAAAGCTGTTCCTATTTTAACCGCGCCGGCAGCAACAGATATTTGTTTTGGGCAGACATTATCTGGCAGCACATTAACAGGCGGCTTGGCGACGAACCCACATGATAGTAGTTTGACTGTCTCCGGCAGATGGCTTTGGGAGGATGATACAACGGCATACCAAGCGGGGGAAGCAATCATCCATCCGGTAGTTTTCACCCCCGATGATGCTGAAAACTACAACCCAGCCACAACAGATGCATCGATTACGGTTAAAAAAGCAGTCCCTAATATAACGGTGCCAATAGCAGCAGATATCAGATACGGACAAAGATTATCTGACAGCACATTAACAGGTGGTTCGGCAGTTAATCCACATAATAGCAACTTGGCAGTTACCGGTACTTGGGAATGGGATGATGATACTACTATGCCTGAAGTGGGAACATCAAGCCATATGGTAATTTTCACGCCTCATGATACTAATAACTACAACACAGCCACCGGGCGTGTATCGGTTACGGTTAATAAAGCACCCTCTAGTATACTGGAGGGCTACGAGGTGCCAAAGAATTTATATGCCATAACAAACACTCAAAAAACACTTGAGGATGTTAATCTTCCGAAATCGGATATTGGCTATTGGTCATGGCAAACACCAAAAACAGCGCTAGTCGCCGATGACGAAAACAGAACACAGACTTTCCTTGCAACCTTTAATCCAACAGACAGCACAAACTACGAAAAATCCGTCGATATTCCAGTGCCTGTAAAGCTTACGGAGGTGTTGGTAACATTCGATAGTTACAATGCAGTGACCATCGCTGAAGAAGGTGCAACGGCAGAGATTTCGCCAACAATATCCTTTAAGGGTGAACCACTTTTATCAATGGACGGAATTGAGATTACCGATTTGGTAACAATTCATAATTCTTGCCCTCAGATTGTTGGTTCTGAAATTAACGGCTTGACTTTGATCATAACCGGTAAGCAAAAAGGAATTTCAATGATCGAATTTTCTGTTAATGGGAAGCCGGTATCCCATGTACTGGTGAAATATGACCCGAAAAACTATGCAGGTCACTCCAATAATAGCGATGATGACATTGAGAGCATAGAGAAAATGCTCAATGACATTTTTTCAGGTGGCGACAATATGAGTGATACTCAAAAAGAGATGGTCACCAATATCGCACAGGAATTAATTGCGCTTACCAAAGACCAAAAGCAGAAGCTTGATCCCGATACAATCAAAAATCTTGACCAGCTTTATGGGTTGATTGCCAATATCTCAACAAGCACAACATTAACTGCACCGTCAGACCTTGCTAACGAAATTTCTTCTCCTTCTACAAATGGTCTTGCATTAGCAAGCGGTGAAAAAGATGCAGCAGATGTTGAAGTCAAGCTTACACAACAAACCCCAACTAACTACGTTAAGGAAACGCAAAATGTACTAGAAATAAAGGCGGAGTTGTTTGTAAACGGTATAAAAAAACAGCTTCATTCGCCTTTAATCATTACATTTACTTTACCGAGCGGAACTCAGGCTGATGATCTGGTTATAAACCACTACAAGTCAGACGGCACGCTTGTTGAAACAATTACAAGAGGAACCACACTTGCGCATGGGAAATATACGCTGGAAAACAATGTTATAAGCATGTATGTCTCCGAATTCAGCACCTTTACCTTTATGGTTCCGGTTGAAAAGATATTGCGTTCATCTAGCAGTGACAATGGCCCAAATGAAGAACAAAAAAAGTTTTGGGATGTTGTAGAAACTGCAATTAAAGCTGCACGTAATGGGGACACGGTTAAAGTTAGCGCCAAGTGGTTTGATCAGATGCCCGACTCTGTGATGAGTGAACTTAGAAGAAGTCCCGACGTTACGCTTGTCATTGATTGGAACGGCGGAAAAACCATTACCGTTCCTGCCGGAATGTATCAGGACGAGGATGCAAGTCGGATATACTGGCCGCTTTCTCTGCTTGAAACGCTCTATGGAGATGCGCCGACAAAAACGATTATCACAAATCCCACAACTGGCGGCGTAATTAAAGTGACTGCACCTAAGGAAGCGGAATTGAAAAAGCCCATTACGCCTGAATCCAATGGTGTAGACGCAAGTAATTCTACTCAAAAGCAGCCGCATCCCGAAAAAACTGTAACCATAAACAATTCAGAAAACTCCAGTTCAGCTAATAGTACAAGTATCGAGCTGGTTATGGCATTTGTTCTGTCAATTGTGGCGATTGGCACTTATAGTTGGAAGTTTCGGAAAAAGAAAAAGCTCTAA